A window from Setaria italica strain Yugu1 chromosome VIII, Setaria_italica_v2.0, whole genome shotgun sequence encodes these proteins:
- the LOC101763356 gene encoding LOW QUALITY PROTEIN: protein TOC75, chloroplastic (The sequence of the model RefSeq protein was modified relative to this genomic sequence to represent the inferred CDS: inserted 1 base in 1 codon; substituted 1 base at 1 genomic stop codon): MTSAKGHWSIVPGDQGQPTLASIKPGGTVSFGHRNISGLNRPLASSIASTTILDDLSFNFEYEHPYVDGVENFSRNRTFKTSFFNTRKLSPIFVAGPSMDAAPPIWIDRVGLKVNITEKFTKPSKFTYGLVLEEITARDEKNNICTNGSXILPNGALRMDGPPTTFSGTGVDRMAFLQANMTRDNTEFVNGATIGDRCIFQVDQSLGIGSENPLFNRHQLSVTKFINLNKQEKGPGKPPPAVLALHCRYAGCVGDLPSYDAFALGGPHSVRGYSMGELGAARNLLEVATELRIPVTVMDKQATAYAFADHGTDLGSSKDVKGNPTELFQRXSSYGVSIKFGAVRAEFTMDDNIGTGAFSLGFGERF, from the exons ATGACAAGCG CAAAAGGACATTGGAGCATAGTGCCAGGGGATCAAGGGCAACCAACTCTT gCATCCATCAAACCTGGAGGAACTGTGTCGTTTGGGCACCGCAACATCTCTGGTTTGAACAGGCCTCTCGCGAGTTCAATTGCATCCA CTACAATACTT GATGATCTCTCGTTCAATTTTGAGTATGAGCACCCTTATGTGGATGGTGTGGAGAACTTTAGTAGAAACCGCACCTTCAAAACTAGCTTCTTCAACACCAGGAAATTAAGTCCTATCTTTGTTGCTGGTCCCAGCATGGATGCAGCTCCGCCGATATGGATTGACAGAGTTGGACTAAAAGTCAATATAACAGAG AAATTCACAAAGCCGAGCAAATTTACATATGGCCTCGTGTTAGAAGAGATTACAGCACGCGATGAAAAGAACAACATATGTACAAATGGTTCTTGAATATTGCCTAACGGCGCCTTAAGGATGGATGGACCTCCCACAACCTTCAGTGGTACTGGTGTAGATCGAATGGCATTTCTACAAGCTAATATGACTCGAGATAATACAGAGTTTGTAAATGGTGCGACTATTGGGGACAGATGTATATTCCAG GTGGACCAAAGTCTGGGAATTGGAAGTGAAAACCCGCTGTTCAACCGTCATCAGCTTTCTGTGACAAAGTTCATAAATTTGAACAAGCAGGAGAAAGGTCCTGGCAAGCCACCACCAGCTGTTTTGGCCCTTCATTGTCGTTACGCAGGTTGTGTAGGAGATCTTCCAAGCTATGATGCATTTGCACTTGGAGGACCTCATTCAGTTAGGGGCTACAGTATGGGGGAACTGGGTGCAGCCAGGAATCTCCTTGAG GTTGCCACCGAGTTACGCATTCCTGTCACTGTGATGGACAAACAAGCAACGGCTTACGCATTTGCTGatc atggcaCTGACCTCGGTAGCTCCAAGGATGTGAAAGGAAACCCAACAGAGTTGTTCCAAC GGTCCTCCTATGGCGTTAGCATCAAGTTTGGCGCGGTAAGAGCAGAGTTCACTATGGATGACAATATTGGTACTGGAGCATTCTCGTTGGGATTTGGCGAGAGATTCTGA